A single Prevotella sp. E15-22 DNA region contains:
- a CDS encoding aminopeptidase P family protein, with protein MFEKETYIRRRDELKRLVGSGLVLLFGNNEAPANYPANGYAPFRQDSSFLYYFGQHRDALVGVIDVDNNQEMLIGDDIDIEDIVWMGFVPSVSDLASQVGISRTAPMKELKTIVKKAQSEKRQIHFLPPYRHDTMITIMDLLGIHPSQQKESASLQLIRAVVKMRATKEPQEIEAIERACDVGYAMHTTAQLLIKPGVTERFIGGQVDGIARSLAQGVSFATIFSQHGEIMHGNPSDAPLEAGRLALCDAGCELDDYCSDNTRTMPVSGKFTQKQLEIYSIVEQCHDYVLDVAKPGVRYADVHFAVCRLMTERLKELGLMKGDTEEAVRAGAHAMFLPHGLGHMMGMDVHDMEGLGQIHVGFDEETRPNLEQFGTNCLRMGRKLEEGFVVTDEPGIYFIPHLIDLWRKEGHCKEFLNFDLLETYKDFGGIRIEDDLLITKDGCRFLGSKRIPYHPTELENFMNKN; from the coding sequence ATGTTTGAAAAAGAGACTTATATTCGACGCCGTGACGAACTGAAACGGCTGGTAGGAAGTGGACTCGTTTTGCTATTTGGCAATAACGAAGCTCCTGCCAATTACCCGGCAAACGGCTATGCGCCGTTCCGTCAGGACTCATCCTTTCTGTACTATTTCGGTCAGCACAGAGATGCCTTGGTAGGCGTCATTGATGTTGACAACAACCAAGAGATGCTCATTGGCGACGACATCGACATTGAAGACATCGTATGGATGGGATTCGTGCCCAGCGTCAGCGACCTAGCTTCACAAGTAGGCATCAGTCGAACAGCTCCTATGAAAGAGTTGAAGACCATTGTCAAAAAGGCACAGAGCGAGAAGCGACAGATTCATTTTCTGCCCCCCTATCGCCACGACACCATGATAACTATCATGGACCTTCTTGGCATTCATCCTAGTCAACAGAAAGAAAGTGCTAGCCTACAACTGATCAGGGCCGTTGTAAAAATGCGTGCCACCAAGGAACCACAAGAGATTGAAGCCATCGAGCGAGCCTGCGACGTGGGTTATGCGATGCATACCACAGCACAGTTGCTCATCAAACCTGGCGTCACCGAGCGTTTCATAGGCGGACAGGTGGACGGCATTGCCCGTTCATTAGCTCAGGGTGTCAGTTTTGCCACCATTTTCAGCCAACACGGTGAAATAATGCATGGCAACCCCAGCGATGCTCCTCTGGAAGCAGGCCGACTGGCATTGTGCGATGCAGGTTGTGAGTTGGACGACTATTGCAGTGATAACACCCGAACCATGCCTGTCAGTGGCAAATTCACCCAGAAACAACTTGAAATCTACTCCATCGTAGAACAATGCCACGACTACGTACTTGATGTGGCCAAGCCTGGCGTACGATATGCGGATGTCCACTTTGCCGTATGTCGTTTGATGACAGAAAGGCTGAAAGAGTTAGGACTGATGAAAGGTGACACAGAAGAAGCTGTCAGAGCAGGTGCTCACGCCATGTTCCTGCCCCACGGACTAGGTCATATGATGGGTATGGACGTTCACGACATGGAAGGTCTGGGGCAGATTCATGTTGGTTTCGACGAAGAAACTCGCCCCAATCTCGAACAGTTTGGAACCAATTGCCTGCGCATGGGACGCAAGCTTGAGGAAGGTTTCGTAGTAACCGACGAACCAGGTATATACTTCATTCCCCACCTCATCGATTTGTGGCGTAAAGAAGGCCACTGTAAGGAATTCCTTAACTTCGACCTACTGGAGACCTATAAGGACTTTGGCGGCATTCGCATTGAGGACGACTTGCTGATCACCAAAGACGGCTGCCGTTTCCTGGGAAGCAAACGAATTCCCTACCATCCTACAGAATTAGAAAACTTTATGAACAAAAACTAA
- a CDS encoding patatin family protein, giving the protein MEHLGCNTGLVLEGGGMRGVFTSGVLDALMKHEMYFPYVAAVSAGACNGLSYMSRQPRRARFSNIDMLRRYGYLSLKNLLVQGSIFDPNILYERFPAEIAPFDYDTYAHNPAPFEMVTTNCLTGKAEYLSEKHNARRLTAIAKASSSLPYVAQVTKVDGVPMLDGGIVDSIPVLRAVSQGHLFNVVVMTRNKGFRSTEHDMKIPPIIYKEYPRLRVALSRRVEVYNEQLEMVERMERWGEILVIRPQRKMEVGRTCSDIAKLERLYEEGYEEGDKFCKNYLL; this is encoded by the coding sequence ATGGAGCATTTGGGATGTAATACGGGCTTGGTACTTGAGGGTGGCGGCATGCGTGGTGTCTTCACGAGTGGAGTACTTGATGCCCTCATGAAACATGAGATGTATTTTCCCTATGTAGCTGCTGTCTCGGCTGGTGCCTGTAATGGTTTGTCTTACATGAGTCGTCAACCTCGTCGTGCTCGTTTTTCGAATATCGATATGTTAAGACGTTATGGCTACCTATCATTGAAGAATCTTCTGGTTCAGGGGAGTATCTTTGACCCCAATATCCTTTATGAGCGTTTTCCGGCAGAGATAGCACCGTTTGATTATGATACCTATGCTCATAATCCTGCGCCTTTTGAAATGGTGACCACTAATTGTCTTACTGGTAAGGCGGAATATCTTTCAGAAAAACATAATGCTCGTCGTCTTACAGCTATTGCAAAAGCCAGCAGTTCTTTGCCGTATGTGGCTCAGGTGACTAAGGTTGATGGTGTGCCGATGCTTGATGGCGGTATTGTCGATTCAATTCCCGTACTCCGAGCCGTTAGTCAGGGACATTTGTTTAATGTAGTGGTGATGACGCGTAACAAAGGTTTCCGCAGTACGGAACATGATATGAAAATCCCACCTATTATATATAAAGAGTACCCTCGATTGCGTGTGGCTTTGAGTCGTAGAGTGGAGGTATATAATGAACAACTTGAAATGGTGGAGCGTATGGAACGGTGGGGCGAGATTCTTGTCATCCGTCCTCAGCGAAAGATGGAAGTGGGGCGTACCTGTAGTGATATAGCCAAATTGGAACGACTCTATGAAGAGGGCTATGAGGAGGGTGACAAGTTCTGCAAGAACTATTTGTTGTAG
- a CDS encoding 2-isopropylmalate synthase, which produces MSDRLYVFDTTLRDGEQVPGCQLNTVEKIQVAKALEMLGVDVIEAGFPISSPGDYNSVIEISKAVTWPTICALTRAVQRDIDVAADALRYAKHKRIHTGIGTSDAHIKYKFNSTREEIIERAVAAVKYAKRFVDDVEFYAEDAGRTDNEYLAQVIEAVIKAGATVVNIPDTTGYCLPDEFGGKIRYLMERVDNIDRAIISTHCHNDLGMATANTLEGVLNGARQVEVTINGIGERAGNTSLEEIAMILRCHKGIDIETNINTQKIYPTSRLVSSLMNMPVQPNKAIVGRNAFAHSSGIHQDGVLKNVQTYEIMDPKDVGIDDNSIVLTARSGRAALKHRLHVNGVDVSDEEVVDKIYEKFLQLADLKKEVTDVDVLMLAGADTADHHAVKLDFLQVTTGKGVKSVASIGLDISGQKFEAASSGNGPVDAAIKALKKIIMKQMTLKEFTIQAISKGSDDVGKVHMQVEYDGSLYYGFGANTDIVTASVEAYIDCINKFKKE; this is translated from the coding sequence ATGAGTGACAGATTGTATGTTTTCGACACGACACTACGAGACGGAGAACAGGTGCCAGGTTGCCAATTGAATACCGTTGAGAAAATTCAGGTAGCGAAAGCCCTGGAAATGTTGGGCGTGGATGTGATTGAAGCAGGATTCCCCATTAGTAGTCCTGGTGATTATAACTCGGTGATAGAGATTTCTAAAGCTGTGACTTGGCCCACTATTTGTGCATTGACACGAGCCGTGCAAAGAGATATCGATGTTGCTGCCGATGCGTTGCGATATGCGAAACATAAGCGTATTCATACTGGTATTGGGACAAGTGATGCTCATATCAAATATAAATTCAATAGTACTCGAGAAGAAATAATTGAGCGTGCCGTGGCTGCGGTAAAGTATGCTAAAAGGTTTGTGGACGACGTTGAATTCTATGCCGAGGATGCGGGCCGTACAGATAACGAATACTTGGCTCAAGTGATCGAGGCTGTTATCAAGGCGGGTGCTACCGTGGTTAACATTCCTGATACTACGGGCTATTGCTTGCCGGATGAATTTGGTGGCAAGATCCGCTATCTGATGGAACGTGTTGATAATATAGATCGTGCCATCATTTCCACTCATTGCCACAACGACCTCGGAATGGCTACAGCAAACACACTGGAAGGTGTGTTGAATGGTGCCCGTCAGGTGGAAGTGACCATTAATGGTATTGGTGAACGTGCTGGTAATACTTCTCTGGAAGAGATAGCCATGATTTTGAGATGCCACAAAGGTATTGATATCGAGACGAATATCAATACACAGAAGATTTATCCAACGTCTCGACTGGTTTCCAGTTTGATGAATATGCCCGTGCAGCCTAACAAGGCAATCGTGGGACGCAATGCTTTCGCACATTCGAGTGGCATTCATCAGGATGGTGTTTTGAAGAATGTGCAGACGTATGAAATCATGGATCCCAAGGACGTGGGTATTGATGATAACTCTATTGTACTGACTGCTCGTAGTGGTAGGGCTGCATTGAAGCATCGGCTACACGTGAATGGCGTGGACGTTAGCGATGAAGAAGTGGTTGATAAAATCTATGAGAAATTCCTGCAACTGGCTGACCTCAAGAAGGAGGTTACTGACGTGGATGTGTTGATGCTGGCTGGCGCTGATACTGCCGATCATCATGCAGTCAAACTAGATTTCCTACAGGTGACGACTGGTAAGGGCGTTAAGAGCGTTGCTTCTATCGGACTCGATATCAGTGGACAGAAGTTCGAAGCCGCCTCGTCAGGAAATGGTCCTGTGGATGCTGCCATCAAGGCTTTGAAGAAAATAATTATGAAGCAGATGACATTGAAGGAATTTACTATTCAAGCCATTTCTAAGGGGTCTGACGATGTTGGTAAGGTCCATATGCAGGTAGAATATGATGGAAGTTTATACTATGGTTTTGGTGCAAACACCGACATTGTGACGGCTTCCGTTGAGGCATACATTGACTGTATTAATAAGTTTAAGAAAGAATAA
- the leuC gene encoding 3-isopropylmalate dehydratase large subunit, with amino-acid sequence MNTLFDKIWDRHVVQILKGGPTQLYIDRLYCHEVTSPQAFDSMRQRGLRCFRPQQIFCMPDHNTPTHDQDKPIEDPVSRKQVETLERNAREFGLTHFAMGSQDNGVIHVVGPEKGLSLPGMTIVCGDSHTSTHGAMGAVAFGIGTSEVEMVMASQCILQQKPKTMRITINGSLQKGVTAKDVALYLMAQLTTSGATGYFVEYAGEVVKNLSMEGRLTLCNLSIEMGARGGLVAPDEVTFEYLKGREYAPKEQAWDEAVAYWRTLYSGDDAVFDKELTFNAEDIDPRVTYGTNPGMGIGITERIPLAGDANFEKSLSYMGFKPGEQLLGKKIDYVFLGACTNGRIEDFRAFASIVKGRQKAENVIAWLVPGSWAVDKQIREEGLDKVFETAGFVIRQPGCSACLAMNDDKVPAGKYAVSTSNRNFEGRQGPGARTILCSPLVAAAAAVTGVITDPRELIR; translated from the coding sequence ATGAATACACTTTTCGATAAAATATGGGACCGGCATGTGGTTCAAATATTGAAGGGCGGCCCCACGCAATTATACATCGATCGCCTCTACTGTCATGAAGTGACATCGCCTCAGGCTTTCGATAGTATGCGTCAGCGTGGATTGAGGTGCTTTCGTCCGCAGCAGATTTTCTGTATGCCAGACCATAATACTCCTACGCATGATCAAGATAAGCCCATTGAGGACCCCGTATCTAGAAAGCAGGTAGAGACCTTGGAGCGCAATGCTCGTGAATTCGGATTGACGCACTTTGCTATGGGTTCTCAAGATAATGGCGTGATTCATGTTGTGGGGCCAGAGAAAGGACTTTCGCTCCCTGGCATGACTATTGTTTGTGGTGACTCGCATACGTCAACCCATGGAGCCATGGGGGCAGTTGCCTTTGGTATTGGTACCTCTGAGGTTGAGATGGTGATGGCCTCGCAATGCATTTTACAGCAGAAGCCTAAGACAATGCGTATTACCATCAATGGCTCACTTCAGAAAGGTGTTACAGCAAAAGATGTTGCGCTCTATCTGATGGCACAACTCACGACCTCTGGTGCAACGGGCTATTTTGTTGAATATGCTGGTGAAGTGGTGAAGAACCTGTCGATGGAGGGACGCTTGACACTTTGCAACCTATCGATAGAGATGGGCGCGCGTGGTGGCTTGGTGGCTCCGGATGAAGTGACATTTGAGTATCTGAAAGGACGTGAATATGCGCCTAAGGAACAAGCTTGGGACGAGGCTGTAGCATACTGGCGTACATTGTATAGTGGAGATGATGCCGTTTTTGATAAGGAGTTGACTTTCAATGCGGAAGATATAGATCCGCGAGTTACTTATGGAACGAACCCTGGTATGGGGATTGGTATCACAGAAAGAATTCCTTTGGCGGGCGATGCTAATTTCGAAAAGTCGCTTTCGTATATGGGATTCAAGCCTGGTGAGCAATTATTGGGCAAGAAGATTGACTATGTGTTCTTGGGGGCATGTACTAATGGACGTATTGAGGATTTTCGGGCTTTTGCATCTATTGTAAAAGGACGCCAGAAAGCGGAAAATGTAATAGCATGGTTGGTACCGGGGTCATGGGCTGTTGACAAGCAAATCCGTGAAGAGGGGTTGGATAAGGTATTTGAGACTGCAGGCTTTGTTATTCGTCAGCCTGGCTGTTCGGCATGCTTGGCAATGAATGATGATAAAGTGCCGGCTGGAAAATATGCTGTATCTACCTCAAACCGCAATTTCGAAGGCCGTCAGGGACCTGGCGCGCGTACAATCCTCTGTTCACCTCTCGTTGCTGCAGCTGCAGCTGTTACAGGGGTAATCACCGATCCAAGAGAATTGATAAGGTAA
- the leuD gene encoding 3-isopropylmalate dehydratase small subunit: MKQKFDVITSTCVPLPLENVDTDQIIPARFLKATDKEGFGENLFRDWRYDKEGSPIKEFVLNDPTYSGCILVAGKNFGSGSSREHAAWAIAGYGFRVVISSFFADIHKNNELNNFVLPVQVSEDFLQELFHTIWDNPNAQVEVDLPQQTVTNMSTGHSEHFNINEYKKHCLMNGLDDIDFLVQNREKTEEWEQYNK; this comes from the coding sequence ATGAAACAGAAATTTGATGTTATAACATCTACTTGTGTTCCACTTCCTTTGGAGAATGTAGATACTGACCAGATAATTCCAGCACGTTTCCTCAAGGCTACTGATAAGGAGGGCTTTGGTGAAAACCTATTCCGTGATTGGCGATACGACAAAGAGGGGAGTCCCATCAAAGAATTTGTTTTAAATGATCCCACCTATAGTGGATGTATTCTCGTGGCTGGCAAAAATTTTGGTTCTGGTTCTAGTCGCGAGCATGCTGCATGGGCCATTGCCGGATATGGCTTCCGTGTGGTCATTAGTTCATTTTTTGCTGATATTCACAAGAATAATGAACTGAATAACTTCGTTCTTCCTGTGCAGGTCTCTGAGGATTTTCTTCAGGAACTCTTCCATACAATTTGGGATAATCCGAATGCTCAGGTAGAGGTTGACTTACCTCAACAGACGGTTACGAATATGTCAACGGGGCATAGTGAACACTTTAATATTAATGAATACAAAAAGCATTGCTTGATGAATGGACTCGATGATATTGACTTCTTAGTACAAAACAGAGAAAAGACAGAGGAATGGGAACAGTACAACAAATAA
- a CDS encoding alpha-isopropylmalate synthase regulatory domain-containing protein → MGTVQQINGYQRIPPFVEIMDSTLRDGEQTNGVSFLPHEKLVMARKLLSDVNVDRIEVASARVSEGEREAVSKICAYAQKNGLLERVEVLGFVDGGKSIEWIASCGGRVVNLLAKGSLKHCVHQLHKTPQEHINDILRELDNAAAKNITVNLYLEDWSNGMKDSPEYVYQLMDCLVATAAIKRFMLPDTLGVMNPLQVIEYFRKMMKRYPDVHFDYHAHNDYDLAVSNSLAAVLSGARGLHVTVNGLGERCGNAPMASVQAILKDQFHAKTNIVESQLNDLSRMVESFSGISVAPNQPIVGENVFTQVAGVHADGDSKDRLYYNELMPERFGRKREYALGKNSGKANIAKNLEELGLELTPEQTRRVTQRITELGDKKEIVTQEDLPYIVSDVLKHDGSDEKVKLISYVVSTAYGLRPGANVKVEINGRQYDGSAVGDGQYDAFVKALRYIYKKYLNRTFPLLANYQVTIPPGGRTDALVQTVISWDNNGNILRTRGLDADQTEAAIKATFKMLNIIENEYSK, encoded by the coding sequence ATGGGAACAGTACAACAAATAAATGGTTATCAGCGTATTCCTCCCTTCGTAGAGATTATGGACTCTACGTTGCGTGACGGTGAGCAGACCAATGGTGTGTCGTTTCTTCCACATGAGAAGTTGGTAATGGCTCGCAAACTGCTTTCCGATGTGAATGTAGACCGTATTGAAGTGGCCTCGGCGCGTGTCTCGGAAGGAGAACGTGAGGCCGTTTCAAAGATATGTGCCTATGCTCAGAAAAATGGATTACTGGAACGCGTGGAGGTATTAGGGTTTGTCGATGGTGGTAAGAGTATTGAGTGGATCGCCTCGTGCGGAGGCCGAGTGGTGAATCTTCTTGCCAAAGGCTCGCTCAAGCATTGCGTACATCAATTGCATAAGACGCCCCAGGAACATATTAACGATATTCTGAGGGAGTTGGATAATGCTGCAGCTAAAAATATTACTGTCAATCTCTATCTGGAGGATTGGTCGAATGGTATGAAAGACTCTCCCGAGTATGTCTATCAACTGATGGATTGTTTGGTCGCTACTGCTGCCATCAAACGTTTTATGCTGCCAGATACCTTGGGTGTGATGAATCCCTTGCAGGTGATTGAGTATTTTCGTAAGATGATGAAGAGGTATCCTGATGTACACTTTGACTATCATGCCCACAACGACTATGACTTAGCTGTGAGTAATTCTTTGGCGGCAGTGCTAAGTGGTGCTCGTGGTTTGCATGTCACTGTAAATGGGTTGGGAGAGCGTTGTGGTAATGCACCGATGGCTTCTGTTCAAGCAATTTTGAAAGATCAGTTCCATGCTAAGACGAATATTGTAGAGAGTCAGCTCAACGATCTTTCTCGCATGGTCGAGAGTTTCAGTGGTATTAGCGTGGCACCTAATCAGCCTATCGTGGGAGAGAATGTTTTTACACAGGTGGCTGGCGTTCATGCTGATGGTGATTCTAAGGATAGATTATATTATAATGAGTTGATGCCCGAACGTTTTGGGCGTAAGCGTGAATACGCTTTGGGGAAGAACTCTGGTAAGGCTAATATTGCAAAGAATCTCGAGGAACTGGGCTTGGAATTGACGCCAGAGCAAACGCGTCGCGTTACACAACGTATCACGGAATTGGGCGATAAGAAGGAGATTGTTACGCAGGAAGATCTGCCGTATATCGTGTCAGACGTGTTGAAACATGATGGTTCTGATGAAAAAGTAAAATTGATTAGTTATGTTGTTTCAACTGCATATGGCTTACGTCCTGGTGCCAATGTTAAGGTGGAGATTAACGGACGGCAGTATGACGGCAGTGCGGTAGGTGATGGACAATATGACGCTTTTGTTAAAGCCTTGCGTTATATCTATAAGAAATATCTGAATCGAACGTTCCCTCTTTTGGCAAATTATCAAGTGACTATTCCACCTGGTGGACGAACAGATGCCTTGGTACAGACTGTCATATCTTGGGACAACAATGGAAATATCCTCCGAACCCGCGGTCTGGATGCCGACCAAACAGAAGCGGCTATTAAGGCTACTTTCAAAATGTTGAATATTATTGAGAATGAATACTCGAAATGA
- the leuB gene encoding 3-isopropylmalate dehydrogenase, whose product MKLKIALLPGDGIGPEIMRQGLAVLNAIAEKYGHEFTYEEALVGACAIEAVGDPYPEATHMACMNADAVLFAAVGDLKYDNNPTLKIRPETGLLAMRKKLGLFANVRPVATFDCLLHKSPLKEELIRGADFVVIRELTGGMYFGEKYQDDNKAFDTNVYTRPEIERILKVAFEMAITRRKHLTVVDKANVLASSRLWRQIAKEMEKQYPNVTTDYMFIDNAAMRVLTEPRFFDVIVTENTFGDILTDETSCITGSMGLQPSSSLGEYTPLFEPVHGSWPQAAGQNIANPLAQILSAAMLLEHFGLNKEGQLIRDAVNASLDANIRTPEIQVEGGAHYGTKEVGQWITDFIKKA is encoded by the coding sequence ATGAAACTAAAAATAGCTTTATTACCAGGTGATGGAATTGGACCGGAGATTATGAGGCAAGGTCTGGCCGTACTCAATGCTATAGCTGAGAAATATGGTCATGAATTCACATACGAAGAGGCGCTTGTGGGCGCTTGTGCTATCGAGGCGGTTGGCGATCCTTATCCTGAGGCCACTCACATGGCATGTATGAATGCCGATGCTGTATTATTTGCTGCTGTAGGTGATTTGAAATATGATAATAATCCCACGTTAAAGATTCGTCCTGAGACAGGACTATTGGCAATGCGAAAGAAATTAGGTCTTTTTGCTAATGTCCGTCCTGTCGCAACATTCGACTGTCTGCTTCATAAGTCGCCGCTTAAGGAAGAGTTGATTCGTGGTGCGGATTTCGTTGTCATTCGCGAGTTGACAGGTGGTATGTATTTTGGGGAGAAATATCAAGATGACAATAAGGCTTTTGATACCAATGTTTATACTCGTCCAGAGATTGAGCGTATTTTGAAGGTTGCATTTGAAATGGCAATAACGCGTAGGAAGCATCTGACGGTTGTAGATAAGGCTAATGTCTTGGCTTCAAGTCGTCTGTGGCGACAAATTGCGAAAGAGATGGAAAAGCAATATCCCAATGTAACCACCGATTATATGTTTATCGACAATGCCGCGATGCGTGTGCTTACCGAGCCTCGATTCTTTGACGTCATCGTTACTGAGAATACGTTTGGTGACATTCTTACCGATGAAACATCGTGTATTACAGGTTCTATGGGGCTCCAACCATCTTCATCCTTGGGTGAGTATACACCGCTCTTTGAACCTGTTCATGGTTCATGGCCACAGGCTGCTGGACAGAATATAGCAAATCCGTTGGCACAAATTCTTTCGGCAGCCATGCTTCTTGAGCATTTCGGACTTAATAAGGAAGGTCAACTTATTCGTGATGCAGTCAATGCATCACTTGATGCAAATATTCGTACTCCTGAGATTCAGGTGGAAGGTGGAGCTCATTATGGAACTAAAGAAGTTGGACAATGGATTACAGATTTTATCAAAAAGGCATAA
- a CDS encoding tetratricopeptide repeat protein, whose amino-acid sequence MDYRFYQKGIILALLFVALSQKQTICAQTFDQWRDSLTVLAKAIDQHPQSVDLRLRKAAINIELGQWNYAIEEYGRVLLIEPRNLTALYFRAYAYEHLRSHEQAKADYESILRLVPSNFEARLGLAMTYRKLGKSIDALDALSQLVQFSPDSAYAYAARAGLEVELKQYDAALYDWDEAIRLDTANVDFRVSKVDVLLAMNKKTEARTLLNEMIRMGVPRAALKEWLERCK is encoded by the coding sequence ATGGATTACAGATTTTATCAAAAAGGCATAATCTTGGCACTTTTGTTTGTTGCTTTGTCACAGAAACAAACTATATGTGCCCAGACTTTTGACCAATGGCGTGATTCTTTGACTGTTCTAGCAAAAGCTATTGATCAGCATCCGCAATCGGTTGACTTGCGCCTTAGAAAGGCTGCGATCAATATCGAATTAGGTCAATGGAATTATGCTATTGAGGAGTATGGACGTGTGTTACTTATTGAACCACGTAATCTGACAGCACTATATTTCAGAGCCTACGCCTATGAGCATCTACGAAGTCATGAGCAGGCAAAGGCTGATTATGAGTCTATTTTGCGACTGGTCCCTTCTAATTTTGAAGCACGGTTGGGACTTGCTATGACCTATCGAAAACTGGGAAAGTCTATTGATGCACTGGATGCTTTGAGCCAATTAGTGCAGTTCTCTCCAGACTCAGCCTATGCTTATGCAGCGCGTGCTGGCCTTGAAGTAGAACTGAAACAGTATGATGCCGCTCTTTATGACTGGGACGAAGCCATTCGCTTGGATACAGCCAATGTAGATTTCCGGGTATCAAAGGTTGATGTGTTATTGGCTATGAATAAAAAGACGGAAGCCCGTACCCTTTTAAATGAAATGATTCGTATGGGAGTGCCTCGTGCTGCGCTAAAAGAATGGTTGGAGCGTTGCAAGTAA